The Vicia villosa cultivar HV-30 ecotype Madison, WI linkage group LG1, Vvil1.0, whole genome shotgun sequence genome includes a region encoding these proteins:
- the LOC131642919 gene encoding LEAF RUST 10 DISEASE-RESISTANCE LOCUS RECEPTOR-LIKE PROTEIN KINASE-like 2.1: MFKSTNYSILYHTWLILSIFLAHKRIGWLFMMALVYKILFLLFSHLMPLGNGYQNNCPASFSCGFLGNISFPFTTAQRQDCGLLPIHSCDDAPGKPKTIQFQNKGKQFDFEVEKVSPLEHHGSNATCSCVFRDDNLYQLLQSKNCEAFRYNYTLPPTSHFVSLHIETHATLFMCNRTLHINSPKYMHKYTSCPLYDFYYQPVNSAQNVSRSAFTACTNALLPAKDVADSGNPFNFITSDIIIQVKVTEECASCHYNQRGRCQLDSNGRFYCANHIQANTPKKATVAKRKGLRRNVKLGIAIMVTIGVAVLMLLAYCLRTKIFPPTFLLFRKKNSTHRIIEDYLKEHGSLPAAARYNYSDIKKITNSFENKLGQGGYGSVYKGKLHDERPVAVKILSDSKGDGEDFLNEIASISRTSHVNVVRLLVFCLEGSKKALIYEFMPNGSLEKFIYEEKNPLRNDLQLDCKTLYEIAIGIAHGLEYLHRGCNTRILHFDIKPHNILLDADFCPKISDFGLAKICPRKESIISISGARGTPGYIAPELIFRNFGGTSHKSDVYSYGMMVLEMVGQRKNIKVEVDCSSELYFPHWIYKRLELNQDLGLRCINNEIDEEMVRKMTVVSLWCIQTSPSNRPSMHKVVEMLEGNLQVLEMPPKPFLFSPSVSSTNLTEIL, translated from the exons ATGTTCAAGTCAACCAACTATAGCATATTATATCATACTTGGCTtatattatcaatttttttaGCTCATAAACGTATTGGTTGGTTATTCATGATGGCCTTAGTTTACAAAATTTTGTTCCTTTTGTTTTCTCACCTCATGCCACTTGGTAACGGGTACCAAAATAATTGTCCAGCTTCATTTAGTTGTGGATTCCTAGGCAATATCAGTTTCCCTTTCACTACAGCACAACGCCAGGATTGTGGCTTATTGCCAATACATAGTTGTGATGATGCTCCAGGGAAGCCCAAAACGATCCAATTTCAGAATAAAGGGAAACAGTTTGATTTTGAGGTGGAAAAGGTAAGTCCTCTTGAGCATCATGGTAGTAATGCAACTTGTAGTTGCGTTTTCAGAGACGATAATCTCTACCAACTTCTACAAAGCAAAAATTGCGAAGCTTTCAGATATAACTATACTCTTCCTCCAACCTCTCACTTTGTTTCTTTACATATAGAAACTCATGCAACCTTGTTCATGTGCAACCGTACCCTCCATATAAACTCTCCGAAATATATGCATAAGTATACAAGCTGCCCTCTCTATGATTTCTACTATCAGCCTGTTAATAGCGCTCAGAATGTATCTCGGAGTGCTTTTACAGCTTGTACAAACGCCCTGCTTCCGGCTAAAGACGTTGCAGACTCTGGCAACCCTTTTAATTTCATAACTTCTGACATTATAATTCAAGTAAAGGTAACAGAGGAATGTGCAAGTTGTCACTACAACCAAAGAGGACGGTGTCAACTTGACAGCAACGGAAGGTTTTATTGTGCCAACCATATTCAAGCAAACACCCCGAAAAAAG CTACGGTTGCAAAGCGAAAAGGGCTGAGACGAAATGTTAAACTTGGTATAG CAATCATGGTGACCATTGGAGTTGCAGTGCTGATGTTGTTGGCTTATTGTTTAAGGACAAAAATCTTCCCTCCAACATTTCTTTTGTTCAGGAAGAAAAATTCAACCCATCGTATCATTGAGGACTATTTGAAAGAACATGGATCCCTTCCTGCTGCTGCCAGGTACAATTATtcagatataaaaaaaataacaaactcTTTCGAAAACAAATTAGGCCAAGGAGGGTATGGGAGTGTATACAAAGGGAAGTTACATGATGAGCGTCCTGTTGCAGTAAAGATTTTAAGTGATTCAAAAGGTGATGGTGAagattttttaaatgaaattgcGAGTATAAGTAGAACTTCGCATGTCAACGTTGTTAGACTTTTGGTGTTCTGTTTGGAGGGTTCTAAAAAAGCACTAATATATGAATTCATGCCTAATGGATCTCTTGAGAAGTTCATATATGAAGAGAAAAATCCACTGCGGAACGATCTCCAATTGGATTGCAAAACATTGTATGAGATTGCAATTGGCATTGCTCATGGATTAGAGTACTTGCACAGAGGCTGCAACACTAGAATATTACATTTTGACATAAAGCCTCATAATATACTACTAGATGCTGatttttgtccaaaaatttctgATTTTGGACTTGCCAAAATATGTCCAAGAAAAGAAAGCATTATATCCATATCCGGCGCGAGAGGAACACCTGGATATATTGCCCCTGAGTTGATTTTCAGAAATTTTGGAGGCACCTCACATAAATCAGATGTCTATAGTTATGGAATGATGGTTTTAGAGATGGTTGGACAAAGAAAGAACATTAAGGTTGAAGTTGATTGTTCTAGTGAGTTATACTTTCCACACTGGATTTACAAGCGTCTTGAATTGAATCAAGATCTTGGACTTAGGTGTATTAACAATGAAATTGATGAAGAAATGGTAAGAAAAATGACAGTGGTGAGTTTATGGTGCATACAAACCAGTCCTTCGAATCGACCATCTATGCATAAAGTGGTGGAAATGTTGGAAGGGAACCTTCAAGTGTTGGAAATGCCACCCAAACCATTTTTGTTTTCTCCTTCAGTTTCTTCAACCAATCTGActgaaatattataa
- the LOC131642926 gene encoding probable protein phosphatase 2C 15 codes for MASGEGRRRHHDLVPLAALLKREMKSERMEKPTVRIGQAAQSKKGEDYFLIKTDCQRVPGNSSTAFSVFAIFDGHNGNAAAVFTRENLLNHVLCALPRGLGRDEWLQALPRALVAGFVKTDKEFQSRGETSGTTATFVIVDRWTVTVASVGDSRCILDTQGGAVTTLTVDHRLEDNTEERQRVTASGGEVGRLSIVGGAEIGPLRCWPGGLCLSRSIGDMDVGEFIVPIPYVKQVKLSKAGGRLIIASDGIWDAVSSEMAAKSCRGLPAELAAMQVVKEALRTRGLKDDTTCIVVDIIPPDNELPSTPPPKKRNRLKDLFTFRKRSRDAAGKLSKKLSAINIVEELFEEGSAMLAERLGNDENTGQSTSGLFVCAVCQVDLAPSEGISVHAGSIFSTSSKPWQGPFLCSDCRNKKDAMEGKRPSGVKVS; via the exons ATGGCCTCTGGTGAAGGGAGGCGGCGTCATCATGATCTTGTGCCTCTTGCTGCTTTGCTCAAGAGAGAGATGAAGAGTGAAAGGATGGAGAAGCCTACTGTGAGGATTGGTCAAGCTGCTCAATCTAAGAAAGGGGAGGATTATTTTCTAATTAAGACGGACTGTCAGCGGGTGCCGGGGAACTCTTCAACAGCCTTTTCTGTTTTTGCG ATCTTTGATGGACACAATGGAAATGCTGCTGCCGTTTTTACAAGGGAAAATTTGTTAAATCACGTGCTGTGTGCTCTTCCTCGTGGGCTTGGACGAGATGAGTGGTTGCAAGCTTTACCTAGGGCATTGGTTGCTGGATTTGTTAAGACTGATAAGGAATTTCAGAGCCGAG GAGAAACTTCTGGAACCACAGCCACTTTTGTGATTGTTGATCGGTGGACTGTGACAGTTGCATCTGTTGGAGATTCTCGTTGTATACTAGATACACAGGGTGGTGCTGTTACCACCTTAACAGTTGATCACAGACTAGAAGATAATACTGAAGA GAGACAACGTGTTACTGCAAGTGGAGGTGAAGTTGGGAGGCTTAGCATTGTCGGCGGTGCTGAG ATTGGTCCTCTACGATGCTGGCCGGGAGGTCTATGCCTCTCTAGGTCCATAGGAGACATGGATGTTGGGGAGTTTATAGTTCCAATACCGTATGTCAAACAAGTGAAG CTATCAAAAGCTGGTGGAAGGCTTATAATTGCTTCTGATGGCATATGGGATGCTGTTTCATCAGAAATGGCTGCAAAATCTTGCCGTGGTTTGCCTGCCGAACTTGCTGCCATGCAGGTTGTCAAG GAAGCCCTAAGGACAAGGGGGTTAAAGGACGATACAACATGCATAGTAGTTGACATAATCCCACCTGATAACGAATTGCCATCAACACCGCCCCCGAAAAAGCGGAATAGGCTGAAAGATCTTTTTACGTTCAGGAAGAGATCCCGTGATGCTGCTGGTAAGCTGTCAAAGAAGCTTTCGGCTATAAATATAGTGGAGGAATTGTTTGAAGAAGGATCAGCAATGCTTGCTGAAAG ATTAGGAAATGATGAAAACACAGGACAATCGACATCTGGCCTTTTTGTCTGTGCTGTATGTCAAGTTGATCTTGCTCCAAGCGAAGGTATATCCGTCCACGCAGGTTCAATTTTCTCCACAAGCTCGAAGCCTTGGCAAGGTCCTTTTCTATGTAGTGACTGTCGCAATAAGAAGGACGCAATGGAAGGAAAACGTCCTAGTGGAGTTAAGGTGTCATAG
- the LOC131642909 gene encoding LEAF RUST 10 DISEASE-RESISTANCE LOCUS RECEPTOR-LIKE PROTEIN KINASE-like 2.4, which produces MASVNYQLLFLLFLHLMLRLVLAGGYENKYEGECPGSFRCGYLGNISFPFTTTQHRDCGLLPISNCDDASMNPKMIQFQNNGKQFDFEVEFVSPTKYHGGNTTCSCVFRDKSLRKLLQNQSCEALRYNYTLPPTPHFVSFHMETYTTLFMCNRILHVNPPTDMHNYTKCPPSDFYYQPHISTDKESWSAFTACANVGLPIKDVPDSDDPFTFVTADMAIQVNITEECAYCHYNRRGRCQLDSNGRFYCANAMVAKQKGLSWNVKLGIAATVIIGVAVVTIGVTVLMLLACCLRTKIFTPAFLLFRKESSTHQIIEEYMKEHGPLPAAARYSYSDIKKITNSFKNKLGQGGYGSVYKGKLHDERNVAVKILSESKGEGEDFINEVASISRTSHVNVVRLLGFCLDGSKKALIYEFMPNGSLEKFVYEEKNPLQDDRQLDCKTLFHIAVGVARGLEYLHRGCNTRILHFDIKPHNILLDEDFCPKISDFGLAKICPRKENTVSIFGARGTPGYIAPELFSRSFGSVSHKSDVYSYGMMVLEMVGRRKNIKVEVDCSSELYFPHWIYKRLELNQDLGLRCINNEVDEEMVRKMTVVSLWCIQTNPSNRPSMHKVVEMLEGSLQGLEMPPKPFLSSPSVSPTISSSEIL; this is translated from the exons ATGGCTTCAGTTAATTATCAACTTCTGTTCCTTCTGTTTTTACACCTCATGCTGCGTCTTGTGTTGGCGGGTGGATATGAGAATAAGTACGAAGGAGAGTGTCCAGGTTCATTTAGATGTGGATATCTTGGCAATATCAGTTTCCCTTTCACTACAACACAACACCGGGACTGTGGCTTGTTGCCAATATCTAATTGTGATGATGCTTCAATGAATCCCAAAATGATCCAATTTCAGAATAACGGGAAACAGTTTGATTTTGAGGTTGAATTTGTAAGTCCTACTAAGTATCACGGAGG TAACACTACTTGTAGTTGTGTTTTTAGAGACAAGAGTCTGCGCAAACTACTGCAAAACCAAAGTTGTGAAGCTCTCAGATATAATTACACTCTTCCTCCCACCCCTCACTTTGTTTCTTTTCATATGGAAACTTATACAACCTTGTTCATGTGCAACCGTATCCTCCATGTCAACCCTCCAACAGATATGCATAACTATACAAAGTGTCCTCCCAGTGATTTCTACTACCAGCCTCACATCTCTACTGATAAAGAGTCTTGGAGTGCTTTTACAGCATGCGCAAATGTCGGACTTCCTATTAAAGACGTCCCTGACTCTGACGACCCTTTTACTTTTGTAACTGCTGATATGGCAATTCAAGTAAACATAACAGAGGAATGTGCATATTGTCACTACAACCGAAGAGGACGGTGTCAACTTGACAGCAACGGGAGATTTTATTGTGCCAATG CTATGGTTGCAAAGCAAAAAGGTCTAAGTTGGAATGTTAAACTGGGTATTG CTGCCACGGTGATTATTGGAGTTGCAGTGGTGACTATTGGAGTTACAGTGCTGATGTTGTTGGCGTGTTGTTTACGGACAAAGATCTTCACTCCAGCATTTCTTTTGTTCAGAAAGGAAAGTTCAACTCATCAAATTATTGAGGAGTATATGAAAGAACATGGACCTCTTCCTGCTGCAGCTAGGTACAGTTATtcagatataaaaaaaataacaaactctttcaaaaacaaattagGCCAAGGAGGGTACGGAAGTGTTTACAAAGGGAAATTACATGATGAGCGTAATGTTGCAGTGAAGATTTTAAGTGAATCAAAAGGTGAAGGTGAAGATTTCATCAATGAAGTTGCTAGTATCAGTAGAACTTCACATGTCAATGTTGTTAGGCTTTTGGGGTTTTGTTTGGACGGCTCTAAAAAGGCGCTAATATATGAATTCATGCCTAATGGATCTCTTGAGAAGTTCGTATATGAAGAGAAAAATCCACTGCAAGATGATCGGCAATTGGATTGCAAAACTTTGTTTCATATTGCAGTTGGTGTTGCTCGTGGATTAGAGTACTTACATAGAGGTTGTAACACTAGAATTTTACATTTTGACATAAAGCCTCATAATATATTACTAGATGAGGATTTCTGTCCAAAAATTTCTGATTTTGGACTTGCTAAAATATGTCCAAGAAAAGAAAACACTGTATCCATCTTTGGTGCAAGGGGAACACCAGGATATATTGCTCCTGAGTTGTTTTCCAGAAGTTTTGGTAGTGTGTCACATAAATCAGATGTCTATAGTTATGGAATGATGGTTTTAGAGATGGTTGGACGAAGAAAGAACATTAAGGTTGAAGTTGATTGTTCTAGTGAGTTATACTTTCCACACTGGATTTACAAGCGTCTTGAATTGAATCAGGATCTTGGACTTAGGTGTATTAACAATGAAGTTGATGAAGAAATGGTAAGAAAAATGACAGTGGTAAGTTTATGGTGCATACAAACCAATCCTTCGAATCGACCATCAATGCATAAAGTGGTGGAAATGTTGGAAGGGAGTCTTCAAGGGTTGGAAATGCCACCCAAACCCTTTTTGTCTTCTCCTTCAGTATCTCCAACCATTTCGTCATctgaaatattataa